A single genomic interval of Halomonas sp. GT harbors:
- a CDS encoding response regulator, with the protein MSATQYGILVVEDDFRIADIHKAFIEQSDGFYVVGLARNGNEAKALMAQHADAVQLILLDAYLPDVEGLELLWAIRRDYVHVDIVMVTAAREVETISEALRGGVFDYLIKPIEATRMTQMLTRFRREREALANRAEMSQDELDQVLARLQPGEPPRLATRTLPKGIDRLTLRRVVDSLAAEHDSQTAMQVAQAMGASRSTARRYLEFLVAEQAVNAEIGYGDVGRPERRYRLLESSTTWLESL; encoded by the coding sequence ATGTCTGCGACGCAATACGGTATTTTGGTCGTCGAAGACGATTTTCGCATTGCCGATATCCACAAGGCTTTTATCGAGCAAAGTGACGGCTTTTATGTGGTGGGGTTAGCACGTAACGGCAACGAAGCAAAAGCCTTGATGGCCCAGCATGCTGATGCTGTTCAACTCATCTTATTAGATGCTTACTTGCCTGATGTGGAGGGTCTGGAGCTGCTATGGGCCATTCGCCGCGACTATGTACATGTGGATATCGTCATGGTGACAGCCGCCCGGGAAGTAGAAACTATCAGCGAAGCGTTGCGTGGTGGCGTCTTTGATTACCTGATTAAACCAATTGAAGCGACGCGTATGACGCAAATGCTGACACGTTTTCGCCGCGAGCGAGAGGCATTGGCGAATCGAGCTGAAATGAGTCAAGACGAGCTGGATCAAGTGCTTGCTCGCTTACAACCAGGTGAACCTCCGCGGCTAGCGACGCGCACGTTACCTAAAGGCATCGACCGCTTGACCCTGCGCCGTGTGGTGGATTCGCTGGCAGCCGAACATGACTCTCAAACAGCGATGCAGGTAGCGCAGGCAATGGGCGCAAGCCGTTCAACAGCGCGGCGTTATTTGGAGTTCTTAGTGGCTGAACAAGCGGTTAACGCCGAAATTGGTTACGGTGATGTCGGCCGCCCTGAGCGGCGCTATCGGCTGCTGGAATCCTCCACAACATGGCTGGAATCACTGTAA
- a CDS encoding Bug family tripartite tricarboxylate transporter substrate binding protein: MTMLPLKRFAVLALPMAALAMTTSANAQEWTPSRSIEFVAPANPGGGWDTLVRTMSRVIQQEELADESFAAINVPGGGGAVAWAQVARDNGNPHKLFATSPPMILVPLAGASRYDHTDFTPIARINTDYSIILVAADSEYQNLDDLFTALKENPSLSVGGGSAPGSMDHISVAGLASAAGMEASSVNYIPFSGGGDAMTNLMGGHIEAVIGGAGEAVGQLGEGSQLRALGVSSEERLGGGLADVPTYQEQGYDYTFDIWRGVMGAPEMPEEAVEYYETLFAEMLETDAWREASDQLGWIDAYQDSDAFATFLDEQQEQFSSVLTDLGLMRQ, from the coding sequence ATGACCATGCTTCCCCTTAAGCGCTTTGCCGTGCTTGCCTTACCAATGGCAGCCCTTGCCATGACAACGTCCGCCAACGCCCAAGAGTGGACACCGAGCCGCTCGATTGAATTTGTTGCCCCGGCCAACCCAGGTGGCGGTTGGGACACGCTAGTGCGCACCATGTCCCGCGTTATTCAGCAAGAAGAGCTGGCTGACGAAAGCTTTGCAGCCATTAACGTGCCTGGCGGCGGCGGTGCGGTTGCTTGGGCTCAGGTAGCCCGTGATAACGGCAATCCGCATAAACTTTTCGCCACCAGCCCGCCGATGATTTTGGTACCTCTGGCAGGCGCATCGCGTTACGACCACACCGATTTCACCCCGATTGCGCGCATCAATACCGACTATTCGATTATTTTGGTAGCGGCAGACTCCGAGTATCAAAACCTGGATGATCTTTTTACAGCGCTTAAAGAGAACCCTAGCTTAAGCGTGGGCGGTGGTAGTGCGCCGGGCTCGATGGATCATATCTCGGTTGCTGGTCTTGCTTCCGCCGCGGGGATGGAAGCCTCTTCGGTCAACTACATTCCCTTCTCAGGGGGTGGCGACGCCATGACTAACCTGATGGGTGGCCATATCGAGGCAGTCATTGGCGGTGCCGGTGAAGCGGTAGGGCAGTTGGGCGAAGGTAGCCAGCTGCGCGCACTGGGCGTTTCTTCCGAAGAGCGTCTGGGCGGTGGACTGGCGGATGTACCCACTTATCAAGAGCAGGGTTACGACTACACCTTCGATATTTGGCGTGGCGTAATGGGTGCGCCGGAAATGCCTGAAGAGGCGGTTGAATACTACGAGACGCTCTTCGCCGAGATGCTCGAAACTGATGCATGGCGCGAAGCAAGCGACCAGCTGGGTTGGATTGATGCCTACCAGGATAGCGACGCCTTCGCTACCTTTCTGGATGAGCAACAAGAGCAGTTCAGCAGCGTGTTGACCGACCTGGGGCTGATGCGCCAGTAA
- a CDS encoding DUF481 domain-containing protein codes for MSLLRNVFLVSLSLWATSAAAYPFYAPPPPQDDTPVFSGDAELGFTHLSGNTNSQTLIGKTRLTWLTGDFTHSLRGEVRNVSKNGETSAEQYLVAGRERFDFSGPHYLFGFARWEKDRFAGYDQQLSAIGGYGRQLLSGEQHSLSLEAGPGYRNDRLRDADNEQLAVAYTALDYRFGFSDYADIAQEMSVEYTRKNTTARSLTALTARLNSRLSLRLSHEIKHNSQPPEDASERTDSTTSASLLYHW; via the coding sequence TTGAGTTTATTAAGAAATGTCTTTTTAGTTAGCTTGTCGTTGTGGGCAACGTCCGCCGCCGCTTATCCGTTTTATGCCCCACCACCGCCACAAGATGACACACCCGTATTCAGTGGCGATGCCGAGCTTGGTTTTACCCACCTTTCCGGCAACACCAATAGCCAAACCTTAATTGGAAAGACACGCCTGACGTGGCTGACGGGTGATTTCACCCATTCGTTGCGAGGCGAAGTTCGCAATGTGAGCAAAAATGGAGAAACCAGTGCTGAGCAATATTTAGTGGCCGGCAGAGAGCGTTTTGACTTTAGCGGGCCCCACTACCTGTTTGGCTTTGCCCGCTGGGAAAAAGACCGCTTTGCTGGCTACGATCAGCAGCTTTCTGCCATTGGTGGCTATGGCCGTCAATTGCTATCCGGTGAGCAACACTCACTATCGTTAGAAGCAGGCCCTGGGTATCGTAATGACCGATTACGCGACGCCGATAATGAGCAATTGGCGGTTGCTTATACGGCGCTCGACTATCGATTTGGCTTCTCAGATTATGCTGATATCGCCCAAGAAATGTCGGTGGAATATACCCGAAAGAACACCACAGCACGTTCATTAACGGCACTAACGGCCCGGCTAAACTCGCGACTTTCGCTACGCCTTTCCCATGAAATCAAGCACAACTCGCAGCCACCTGAAGATGCCAGCGAACGCACTGACAGCACCACCAGCGCATCACTGCTCTATCACTGGTAA
- the urtB gene encoding urea ABC transporter permease subunit UrtB, producing MRRFLSLGLLCLLLLSVTVTAQAQTSGTAEADDAAALELLEALDVRSYPAKGEAIIAILQSDDERARDWLQSLLDGRLQRTDGGRFVVVLDNQGRDWPVADALTGEPLGEMSRRDLDRIGINNALRNQLRSAIAVVDLYSPNVERRRTSASRLLGEVDEELAEPLNELIAEEEDAEVMRRLTQALAIYQVESGELEGVETLRGSLHPRVRVALSRAANSDDPIIADAANEALISIEQNLKINRGLETLYFGLSLGSVLVLAAIGLAITFGVMGVINMAHGELIMLGAYTTWMMQQLLPGQPGLALILSIPAGFMVAALVGIAIERGVIQFLKGRPLETLLATFGISLILQQLVRTVISPLNRTVITPEWMSGSLVINDALSLTLNRMFVLGFALVVFAALMLIMRRTRLGLEVRAVTQNRAMARSMGIRATRVDIMTFALGSGVAGLAGVALSQLTNVGPNLGQNYIIDSFMVVVFGGVGNLWGTLVAGLSLGIINQVLEPWAGAVLAKIIVLVFIILFIQKRPRGLFPQKGRAAEG from the coding sequence ATGAGGCGTTTCCTTTCCTTAGGGTTGCTGTGCCTGCTGTTGTTAAGCGTCACAGTTACCGCCCAGGCACAAACAAGCGGCACCGCTGAGGCTGATGACGCAGCGGCACTTGAGCTACTAGAAGCGCTAGATGTGCGTTCTTATCCAGCCAAAGGCGAAGCGATTATCGCTATTTTGCAAAGCGATGACGAGCGCGCGCGTGATTGGCTGCAGTCATTGTTGGATGGACGCTTGCAGCGCACTGACGGCGGCCGTTTTGTGGTGGTGCTCGATAATCAAGGTCGCGATTGGCCAGTTGCAGATGCGTTAACCGGTGAACCACTTGGAGAAATGTCTCGGCGTGACTTAGATCGTATTGGCATTAACAATGCACTGCGTAATCAGTTACGTAGCGCTATTGCCGTAGTGGATTTGTATTCGCCAAACGTTGAGCGCCGTCGTACTTCAGCCAGCCGACTACTGGGTGAGGTCGATGAAGAGCTGGCTGAACCGCTCAATGAACTTATCGCTGAGGAAGAAGATGCTGAGGTAATGCGTAGGCTTACCCAGGCGCTGGCGATTTACCAGGTTGAAAGCGGCGAGCTTGAAGGCGTTGAAACGCTGCGAGGCAGTTTGCACCCACGTGTTCGCGTAGCGCTTAGTCGGGCAGCTAATAGCGATGACCCTATTATTGCCGATGCCGCCAATGAAGCGCTGATCAGCATTGAGCAGAATCTCAAAATTAATCGTGGTTTAGAAACGCTCTACTTTGGGCTTTCGCTTGGCTCGGTGTTAGTGCTGGCGGCGATTGGCTTGGCCATTACCTTCGGCGTAATGGGCGTTATCAATATGGCCCATGGTGAGCTAATCATGCTGGGTGCTTATACCACGTGGATGATGCAGCAACTGTTGCCCGGCCAGCCAGGGCTGGCGCTAATTCTGTCGATTCCCGCGGGCTTTATGGTGGCTGCGCTTGTGGGTATTGCCATTGAGCGAGGCGTTATTCAGTTTCTGAAGGGCCGTCCGTTGGAAACCCTACTGGCGACGTTCGGTATCAGCCTGATTTTACAACAGCTGGTGCGAACGGTGATTTCACCGCTAAATCGGACGGTCATAACGCCCGAATGGATGAGCGGTTCATTAGTGATTAACGACGCCCTGTCGCTGACGCTTAATCGTATGTTTGTACTCGGTTTTGCACTTGTGGTGTTTGCCGCGCTGATGCTGATTATGCGCCGCACGCGCCTAGGGCTTGAAGTGCGCGCAGTGACCCAAAACCGCGCCATGGCACGTTCAATGGGTATCCGCGCCACCCGGGTCGATATTATGACCTTCGCGTTAGGGTCTGGCGTCGCAGGTTTGGCAGGCGTTGCGTTATCACAGCTTACCAACGTCGGCCCCAATCTGGGCCAGAACTACATTATTGATTCGTTCATGGTGGTGGTGTTTGGCGGCGTAGGTAACCTGTGGGGCACGTTGGTGGCCGGGCTTTCCCTGGGCATTATCAACCAAGTGTTGGAACCCTGGGCAGGCGCCGTGCTGGCCAAAATTATCGTGCTGGTATTTATCATTCTGTTTATTCAAAAACGCCCGCGTGGACTCTTCCCGCAGAAGGGCCGGGCTGCGGAGGGCTAA
- a CDS encoding tripartite tricarboxylate transporter TctB family protein, whose product MTRFNTNQWLALVLALVAAAYLAMAWQIPNFPLPRPVDSDLFPKVLGVSLLLLSACLFFERPGPIAGTDQIDQAETQGPLLLTPWARVIVTAIAIAAYAFLLVPLGFVLASTLLCVGLTAYYGYRRHGVNLATSLGVVLALYLTMTRVMDVYLPTGVLPF is encoded by the coding sequence ATGACTCGATTCAATACCAACCAATGGCTAGCGCTTGTGTTGGCGTTAGTGGCGGCTGCCTATCTGGCAATGGCCTGGCAAATTCCAAACTTTCCGCTGCCCCGTCCAGTGGATTCTGATCTGTTTCCAAAAGTGTTAGGTGTTTCCCTGCTATTGCTGTCGGCGTGCTTGTTTTTTGAGCGTCCTGGTCCTATTGCGGGTACCGATCAGATTGATCAAGCCGAAACCCAAGGGCCGCTGTTGCTAACGCCTTGGGCGCGGGTGATCGTCACCGCCATCGCCATTGCTGCCTACGCGTTCCTGCTCGTGCCGCTGGGCTTTGTGCTGGCCTCGACGCTACTGTGTGTTGGCCTAACGGCTTACTACGGCTACCGCCGCCATGGGGTCAATCTGGCAACATCACTTGGAGTGGTGTTGGCGCTGTATTTGACCATGACGCGGGTAATGGATGTTTACCTACCCACTGGCGTGCTGCCGTTTTAA
- a CDS encoding BCCT family transporter — protein MNHPANTSEGTSRFSLGDPIVLVLSIGFIVAFLALSFYDIDLVANSISAGFAWTALVLGSYFQLLLLLTFFIAIGLAVTPAAKAKIGNLDAPEMSTFKWLSIILCTLLAGGGVFFAAVEPVYHFVVTPPAFDTEAGTAEAVSSALAQSFMHWGFLAWAVLGSLTAVVLAHAHYVKGQPLQPRTLLYPVLGERLMRGPLGGVVDACCVIALVAGTVGPIGFLATQVSFGLHELFGLPEGYPGQLIILAVLGCIYVLSSMSGVHKGIQLLSRFNVLLALAIGAVIIVFGPTLFLVNTYVSSMGAYISEFFTMATMTADTAPAWWMQWWTVFFFAWFIGYAPLMAIFVARISRGRSIREMILAVAVLAPIATTIWFTLLGGSGIYYQLTGVIDLTEALNNFQFDVATLTVAQALPGGTWMALAILLLTTIFVATTGDSMSYAIAVVGAGHDDPSPYVRAFWGIAMALMAAVLLYMGAGQIGALQQFIVITAIPVSLILLPSLWNGPQAAYAMAREQGIIE, from the coding sequence ATGAACCACCCTGCCAACACAAGCGAGGGTACTTCGCGGTTTTCCCTCGGCGATCCCATCGTACTGGTGCTTAGCATCGGCTTTATCGTGGCGTTTCTTGCCCTCTCCTTTTATGACATCGATCTTGTCGCTAACTCAATCAGCGCTGGCTTTGCTTGGACAGCCCTGGTGCTGGGCAGCTACTTTCAATTGTTACTGTTACTGACATTTTTTATTGCCATTGGTCTGGCAGTTACGCCAGCGGCAAAAGCCAAGATTGGCAATCTCGATGCACCAGAAATGAGCACATTTAAGTGGCTATCGATCATTCTGTGCACATTACTAGCAGGGGGTGGCGTCTTCTTCGCCGCCGTAGAGCCGGTCTACCATTTTGTGGTCACACCACCTGCCTTTGACACCGAAGCCGGCACCGCCGAAGCCGTCTCAAGCGCCCTTGCTCAATCGTTCATGCATTGGGGCTTTTTGGCCTGGGCGGTGCTTGGCTCGCTAACCGCGGTGGTGCTTGCTCACGCCCACTATGTGAAAGGCCAGCCTCTGCAGCCACGCACGCTGCTTTACCCTGTTTTAGGCGAGCGGCTTATGCGTGGTCCGCTAGGCGGCGTAGTGGACGCATGCTGTGTGATTGCGTTGGTAGCTGGCACGGTCGGCCCCATCGGGTTTCTAGCTACTCAAGTAAGTTTTGGTTTACATGAACTGTTCGGTCTTCCCGAAGGCTACCCCGGACAGCTCATTATCCTTGCGGTACTAGGTTGCATTTACGTGCTCTCTTCAATGAGTGGCGTTCATAAAGGTATTCAACTGCTGAGTCGCTTTAATGTACTGCTAGCACTTGCCATTGGCGCGGTGATCATCGTGTTTGGCCCCACGCTGTTTTTGGTCAACACTTATGTATCTAGCATGGGCGCTTACATAAGTGAGTTTTTCACCATGGCAACTATGACCGCCGACACTGCCCCCGCTTGGTGGATGCAGTGGTGGACAGTCTTTTTCTTTGCTTGGTTTATTGGCTATGCACCGCTGATGGCGATTTTCGTGGCACGTATTTCACGCGGACGGAGTATTCGCGAAATGATTCTTGCCGTGGCGGTACTCGCCCCTATTGCGACTACCATATGGTTCACACTGCTTGGTGGCTCAGGCATTTATTATCAGCTCACGGGCGTCATTGATCTGACAGAGGCACTGAATAATTTCCAGTTTGACGTAGCGACGCTTACCGTGGCCCAAGCACTTCCCGGCGGCACCTGGATGGCTCTGGCAATTTTGTTATTGACTACCATTTTTGTGGCCACCACCGGTGATTCGATGAGTTATGCCATTGCCGTAGTAGGGGCTGGTCATGATGACCCAAGCCCTTACGTGCGTGCTTTCTGGGGGATTGCCATGGCGCTAATGGCGGCGGTGCTTCTGTACATGGGAGCGGGGCAAATTGGCGCCTTACAGCAATTTATCGTGATTACCGCGATTCCCGTTTCACTAATTTTACTACCATCGTTGTGGAATGGCCCGCAGGCAGCTTATGCCATGGCACGCGAGCAAGGTATTATCGAGTAA
- a CDS encoding ATP-binding protein, whose translation MTAPRPRTLAELQRWRRTRAKRRWYKRSFRLQVMLLVGLLLAGMLLAQGTYLNHRKAEIITHQMGERALAVAKTVAGMPQIVNAFSTPNPSLIIQPLAERVRHETGARYVVVGNAQSIRYSHPVPERIGQPMVGGDNDQALIYGQSYVSEATGTLGTAMRGKTPIWDEEGNIIGVVSVGFMLERVDMDVARYTSLGWALVALMILLGFAGAYWLSQHLKKVILGLEPYEIARLAMEKEAILQSIHEGILAVNRDGQITLVNQQARRFLGLSDEKVLLGQPIREVVPNSRLIEVLKHGEQEFDQEMWLGDHPVVANRVPILHEGEIEGAVATFRSRREIIDLSQALTQASRDVDMLRAQAHEFSNKLYTISGLLQLNRVDEALALIHHETERAQAQMSFLMRHVADAVLSGILLGKLTRARELGVALEIDEQSSLSCPLTVTGQEVMMSVVGNLLDNACHAALNGPSRDTPKVRLFFTDLGEQLLIEVEDNGSGVPSEHAQSIFQDGFSTKTGKHRGIGLALVARLCRQHGGEVTLEESELGGACFIAVLDRSLCDEVATTP comes from the coding sequence ATGACCGCTCCACGCCCTCGTACGCTGGCTGAATTACAGCGCTGGCGCCGTACTCGTGCCAAACGCCGCTGGTATAAGCGAAGTTTTCGCCTGCAGGTCATGCTGCTGGTCGGTTTGCTGCTCGCGGGTATGTTACTAGCGCAAGGCACCTATCTGAACCACCGTAAAGCTGAAATTATCACCCACCAAATGGGCGAGCGGGCATTAGCAGTGGCCAAGACCGTCGCGGGTATGCCGCAAATTGTTAATGCTTTCTCGACTCCCAATCCTTCGCTGATTATTCAGCCGCTTGCAGAACGCGTTCGCCACGAGACCGGTGCTCGTTATGTGGTGGTCGGTAATGCCCAGTCGATTCGTTACTCGCACCCGGTGCCTGAGCGCATTGGCCAGCCAATGGTGGGAGGGGATAACGATCAGGCGCTGATTTACGGTCAGTCATATGTGTCGGAAGCTACCGGAACGTTAGGGACCGCCATGCGGGGCAAAACACCCATCTGGGATGAAGAAGGCAACATCATCGGGGTGGTTTCGGTGGGCTTCATGCTAGAGCGAGTTGACATGGATGTGGCTCGCTATACCAGCTTGGGGTGGGCGCTGGTGGCGCTGATGATTTTGCTAGGATTTGCTGGGGCATATTGGCTGTCGCAGCATCTTAAAAAAGTCATCCTTGGTTTAGAGCCTTATGAAATAGCCCGCTTGGCTATGGAAAAAGAGGCCATCCTACAATCTATTCACGAGGGGATCCTGGCGGTTAACCGCGATGGTCAGATCACATTAGTAAATCAGCAGGCACGCCGTTTTCTAGGGCTATCGGATGAAAAGGTTTTGCTGGGGCAGCCAATTCGGGAGGTGGTGCCCAACTCACGCTTAATCGAGGTGTTAAAGCACGGCGAGCAGGAGTTTGACCAGGAAATGTGGCTGGGTGACCATCCCGTGGTGGCCAACCGCGTGCCCATTTTGCACGAAGGCGAGATTGAAGGAGCGGTTGCGACATTTCGCAGTCGCCGTGAAATTATTGATCTTTCCCAGGCACTTACCCAAGCAAGCCGTGATGTGGATATGCTGCGTGCCCAGGCCCATGAGTTTTCCAACAAACTTTACACCATTTCTGGTCTCTTGCAGCTTAACCGCGTTGATGAAGCGCTAGCGCTGATTCATCACGAAACCGAACGTGCTCAAGCGCAAATGAGCTTTTTAATGCGTCACGTGGCTGACGCAGTACTCAGCGGCATCTTATTGGGTAAATTGACGCGAGCCCGAGAGCTAGGCGTCGCGCTGGAAATTGATGAACAGAGTTCGCTCTCATGCCCACTGACGGTCACTGGGCAAGAAGTCATGATGAGCGTTGTGGGCAACTTATTAGATAATGCCTGCCATGCCGCACTTAATGGCCCCAGCAGAGACACCCCGAAAGTCCGTCTTTTCTTCACGGATTTGGGTGAGCAGCTGTTGATTGAGGTAGAGGATAACGGCTCAGGTGTCCCCAGCGAGCATGCACAATCGATCTTTCAAGATGGGTTTTCTACCAAAACCGGTAAACATCGTGGCATTGGTTTAGCACTGGTCGCGCGGCTGTGCCGTCAGCATGGCGGTGAGGTGACATTAGAAGAGAGCGAGTTAGGTGGCGCGTGCTTTATTGCCGTGCTGGATCGTTCGCTTTGCGACGAAGTAGCCACAACGCCTTAA
- a CDS encoding tripartite tricarboxylate transporter permease, with the protein MDAFNNLMYGFGIALEPINIAYVFAGVFAGTIIGMLPGLGPISALALMIPITFAMEPSSGLILMAGVYYGAIFGGSTSSILLNAPGVAGTVATSFDGYPMAKQGLAGKALAIAAYSSFVGGTISVVFLMLIAPLLSKVAVSFGPAEYFALMVLGLTAVVSLSDKSLVKGLIAAVIGVMISIIGIDMQTGTERFTFGSAHLLDGIDFLVVALGIFALAEVFYMLLRGGGGKEAPRNAIGSLKLTRSEVKQIAGPVSRSSVLGFFTGVLPGAGATIGSFLGYSMEKRIAKDGDTFGKGNIKGVAAPEAANNAACTGSFVPLLTLGVPGSGTTAVLLGALLVMGVNPGPMMLEQRPDVFWGVVASMYIGNIFLLVLNLPLIPLIAKILDLPKPLLLSLILIFCMIGVYGMSFSVFDLLLLLGFGLVGLGMRLFGFPAAPLILALILGNIMEESMRRALQISGGDWMTFIDKPISLSLLVIAVLSLGLPLLKKRRTKRLNTAE; encoded by the coding sequence ATGGATGCCTTTAACAATCTAATGTATGGCTTTGGCATCGCGCTTGAGCCTATTAATATCGCTTACGTCTTTGCCGGTGTCTTTGCTGGCACTATTATCGGTATGTTGCCCGGCCTTGGGCCGATCAGCGCGTTGGCGCTGATGATCCCGATTACCTTCGCTATGGAGCCTTCTTCAGGGCTGATCTTGATGGCCGGGGTGTATTACGGCGCTATTTTCGGCGGCTCCACCTCATCTATTTTGCTTAACGCCCCCGGCGTGGCGGGAACGGTTGCGACCTCTTTTGACGGCTATCCGATGGCCAAGCAAGGGTTGGCAGGTAAGGCGCTAGCCATTGCCGCTTATTCCTCCTTTGTTGGCGGTACTATCTCCGTTGTCTTCTTGATGTTGATTGCGCCACTGCTCTCCAAAGTCGCGGTGAGTTTTGGCCCTGCTGAGTACTTCGCATTGATGGTACTGGGGCTAACAGCGGTTGTGTCGCTATCCGATAAGTCACTGGTTAAAGGATTAATTGCGGCCGTGATTGGGGTAATGATCTCGATCATCGGGATTGATATGCAAACCGGCACCGAGCGCTTCACCTTTGGTTCTGCCCACTTGCTTGACGGTATCGACTTTCTGGTAGTGGCGCTGGGTATCTTCGCCTTGGCCGAAGTGTTTTACATGTTACTGCGGGGTGGTGGCGGTAAAGAAGCGCCGCGCAATGCGATTGGCTCGTTAAAATTGACCCGCAGTGAAGTGAAGCAGATTGCCGGGCCGGTTAGCCGCAGTTCAGTATTGGGCTTTTTTACCGGTGTTCTGCCGGGTGCAGGTGCGACCATTGGTTCGTTTCTTGGCTATAGCATGGAAAAACGGATTGCCAAAGACGGTGATACCTTTGGTAAAGGCAACATTAAGGGTGTTGCAGCGCCGGAAGCAGCAAATAATGCGGCGTGCACCGGTTCGTTTGTACCGCTGTTAACCTTGGGTGTGCCGGGGTCTGGCACCACCGCCGTACTGCTTGGCGCATTGCTGGTGATGGGCGTTAATCCTGGTCCGATGATGCTTGAGCAGCGCCCGGATGTGTTCTGGGGCGTGGTCGCCAGTATGTATATCGGCAATATCTTCCTGCTGGTGCTTAATCTGCCGCTGATTCCGCTGATCGCTAAGATTCTCGATCTGCCCAAGCCGCTGCTGCTATCACTGATTTTGATCTTCTGCATGATCGGTGTTTACGGCATGAGCTTCAGCGTGTTCGACTTATTACTGCTGCTTGGTTTTGGCTTGGTTGGCCTAGGGATGCGCCTGTTCGGTTTCCCCGCCGCGCCGCTGATTTTGGCGCTCATTCTAGGCAACATCATGGAAGAGTCCATGCGCCGTGCGCTGCAGATCTCCGGTGGTGATTGGATGACCTTTATCGACAAACCAATTTCCCTGTCGTTACTGGTTATCGCGGTGCTATCGCTTGGTTTGCCGTTGCTGAAAAAGCGCCGCACTAAGCGCTTGAATACTGCTGAATAG
- the urtA gene encoding urea ABC transporter substrate-binding protein, giving the protein MTTLQRKTHPHTVGRFATALMTAAVMGASTQAVAQDDDPIKVGILHSLSGTMAISETVLKDTVEMLIEQQNDAGGLLGRQLEAVVVDPASNWPLFAERARELLAQEEVDVIFGNWTSVSRKAVLPVVEELNGLLFYPVQYEGEESSENVFYTGAAPNQQAIPAVEYLINEVGIERFALVGTDYVYPRTTNRILEAFLKDEHGIADEDIMINYTPFGHSDWQNIVSEIRRFGEEGKPTAVISTINGDANVPFYTELSNQGIDAADIPVIAFSVGEQELTGIDTGPLVGHLAAWNYFMSVDTDDNYDFIDAWIDYTGDEEAVTNDPMEAHYIGFNMWAEAVRKAGTTDVDAVKDAIIGVTVPNLSGGYAAMMPNHHITKPVLIGEVQDNGQFDIVWQTPSTVAGDAWSDYLPGSRDLIADWRKPMECGNFNVVNGSCGGSTAAEEAEAALAE; this is encoded by the coding sequence GTGACCACATTGCAGCGCAAGACACACCCTCATACCGTTGGCCGTTTCGCTACTGCCTTAATGACCGCCGCCGTCATGGGAGCCAGTACACAAGCCGTCGCCCAGGATGACGATCCGATCAAGGTCGGTATTCTTCACTCACTTTCAGGCACGATGGCGATCAGTGAGACTGTTCTCAAAGACACCGTTGAGATGCTTATTGAGCAGCAAAACGACGCGGGTGGCTTGCTGGGTCGCCAACTTGAAGCGGTTGTTGTCGACCCAGCCTCTAACTGGCCGCTATTTGCCGAGCGTGCTAGAGAGCTACTGGCGCAAGAAGAGGTCGACGTGATCTTCGGCAACTGGACCTCCGTTTCCCGTAAGGCAGTACTACCGGTAGTGGAAGAGCTTAACGGCCTGTTGTTCTACCCAGTGCAGTATGAAGGTGAAGAGTCCTCGGAAAACGTCTTTTATACCGGTGCCGCCCCCAACCAGCAGGCGATTCCTGCGGTTGAGTATCTGATTAATGAAGTCGGCATCGAGCGCTTTGCGCTGGTGGGTACCGACTACGTCTATCCGCGTACCACCAACCGTATTCTCGAAGCTTTCCTCAAAGATGAGCATGGCATCGCTGATGAGGACATCATGATCAACTACACGCCGTTCGGCCATTCAGATTGGCAGAATATCGTGTCAGAAATACGCCGCTTTGGTGAAGAGGGTAAACCCACGGCTGTTATCTCAACGATTAACGGCGATGCCAATGTGCCGTTTTACACCGAACTCTCTAACCAAGGCATTGATGCTGCCGATATTCCGGTCATCGCCTTCTCTGTAGGCGAGCAAGAACTCACCGGCATTGATACGGGTCCGTTAGTCGGCCACTTGGCGGCCTGGAACTACTTCATGAGCGTCGATACTGATGACAACTACGACTTTATCGACGCCTGGATTGACTACACCGGCGACGAAGAGGCCGTCACCAACGACCCCATGGAAGCGCACTACATTGGCTTCAACATGTGGGCGGAAGCGGTGCGTAAAGCAGGCACTACCGACGTGGATGCGGTGAAAGACGCGATTATCGGTGTCACTGTACCTAATCTTTCCGGTGGCTATGCGGCGATGATGCCCAACCATCACATCACTAAGCCGGTGTTGATTGGTGAAGTTCAAGACAATGGTCAGTTCGATATCGTCTGGCAAACGCCTTCTACCGTGGCGGGCGATGCATGGTCTGACTACTTGCCTGGCTCACGTGATTTGATTGCCGATTGGCGCAAGCCCATGGAGTGCGGCAACTTCAACGTGGTGAACGGCTCTTGTGGTGGTAGCACCGCAGCGGAAGAAGCCGAAGCCGCCCTCGCTGAGTAA